Proteins encoded in a region of the Paramagnetospirillum magneticum AMB-1 genome:
- the modD gene encoding ModD protein, with protein sequence MIRITDEELDRFFHDDVPHGDLTTRSLGLAEAPAAMAFRAGAAMVASSTEEAARLLTRLGCAVTASVASGTRATTGDLLLVATGPAEAVLAGWKVAQTLMEYASGIASATARIVDAARAANPGVVVACTRKTFPGTKAVAIKAVIAGGGVPHRLGLSDSVLLFPEHRALLDDGSMADSVRRLKQSCPEKKIVVEVTSAEEAEAAALAGADVIQLEKFTPAETAETVGRMGHYGILVAAAGGINATNAAAYAQAGAAVLVTSAPYCAQPVDVKVAITRQ encoded by the coding sequence ATGATCCGGATCACCGATGAGGAACTCGACCGTTTCTTTCACGATGACGTCCCCCATGGGGATCTCACCACCCGATCCCTGGGGCTGGCGGAGGCCCCCGCCGCCATGGCGTTCCGGGCGGGAGCAGCCATGGTCGCCTCCTCGACCGAAGAGGCCGCTCGTCTCCTGACCCGCCTGGGCTGCGCCGTGACGGCGAGTGTGGCCAGCGGCACCCGCGCCACCACCGGCGACCTGCTGCTGGTTGCCACCGGCCCCGCCGAAGCCGTGCTGGCCGGATGGAAAGTGGCCCAAACCCTGATGGAATATGCCTCGGGCATCGCCAGCGCCACGGCCCGCATCGTCGATGCCGCCCGGGCGGCAAACCCCGGCGTGGTCGTCGCCTGCACGCGCAAAACCTTCCCCGGCACCAAGGCGGTGGCCATCAAGGCGGTCATCGCCGGAGGCGGCGTGCCCCACCGTCTGGGCCTGTCGGATTCGGTCCTGCTGTTCCCCGAGCACCGCGCCTTGCTGGATGACGGCTCCATGGCCGATTCCGTCCGCCGCCTCAAGCAATCCTGCCCGGAAAAGAAGATCGTCGTCGAGGTCACCTCGGCGGAAGAGGCGGAAGCCGCCGCCCTGGCGGGAGCCGACGTCATCCAACTGGAAAAGTTCACCCCGGCCGAGACCGCTGAAACCGTCGGGCGGATGGGCCATTACGGCATCCTCGTCGCGGCTGCCGGCGGGATCAACGCCACCAACGCCGCCGCCTATGCCCAGGCCGGGGCGGCCGTCCTGGTGACCTCGGCACCCTATTGCGCCCAGCCCGTCGACGTGAAAGTGGCCATCACGAGGCAATAG
- a CDS encoding PAS domain-containing sensor histidine kinase, producing the protein MHKLLARQLRKAAEGSLDGTVDVARLIAMVDLAYEEADRERRLKDRALDVMQTEVEEMSRRVAQEAEARFKLLMDNVGEAVVVFDVRGTIEGYNREAEKIFGYTADEVWGRNVSFLIPDESALLSSSLMAPPCGPNDVHVLGMGARDLLGERKDGTEFAAEIAIGEVSTGGHRQYIAVIRDISLRRQAEQELRESESRFRDLAGSASDWFWETDEQYRLTFVSERIGNVLGVKPAAVIGNTWFEIGLDDQPDLAAAHRAVLDAKASFRDMVFTVGPPDGNDARVIRLSAIPTFAADGSFSGYRGVGADITREARAVRQAIRAQEQLRDAIDSITDAIAVYDSKGKMVIWNQAYAETLRNAADYLAPGIAFEDVLRHGHRNKLFDIGTQDFEDWLVSRLKRFRHPDGVAFILKLSGGRWVQSRECPTREGGVVAVRTDISQLKRREEDLDQLRRRYELILDSAGEGIVGLDRSGRVTFANRVAGEIIGRTSGDMIGQCFNCLINPDSARCDGTTCLPSASAVVEAYLSGTPGQVSGEVIRHSDQQAIPVDYFVAPIIGDGQSSGTVLVYRDATLRLQSERSKEEQKHELEFLVAERTGELQRQINIRALTETALRASRERLKGITDSLFEGVLVVDRSGYISFANPSAKQLLDYHEDDRDIEGHPLESLMKVGTPAGAVTFAGSPFQRSITEDLAIHDDDAVFISASGKSVAVAYACSPHGEDADKRSVIISFRNIEALKRAQREALQASRLASVGQLAAGIAHEINTPIQYVGDNLRFISDSLIKLMSALTAARELGSEVGQIPALAEAAAKFEAAFRTTKIPFLVAEIPAALSESLDGVAQIARIVLSMKEFSHPGTSSKIMTDINRALDSTLTVSRNVWKHSAEVERNFDPTLPPVLCHAGELNQVFLNLIVNAAHAIESSGKPLPGRITISTGRDGGHVVITVADSGTGVPEAIRERIFDPFFTTKEVGKGTGQGLAICRDVVMTKHGGSLDLGDNAGDGAVFVVRLPIDGAGKVGVEE; encoded by the coding sequence ATGCACAAGCTTTTGGCCCGTCAGCTCCGTAAGGCCGCCGAGGGTTCTCTCGACGGCACGGTGGATGTCGCCAGGCTGATCGCCATGGTTGATTTGGCTTACGAGGAGGCTGATCGCGAACGCCGCCTCAAGGACCGCGCCCTCGACGTCATGCAGACCGAGGTCGAGGAAATGAGCCGGCGAGTGGCCCAGGAGGCGGAGGCCCGCTTCAAGCTGCTGATGGACAATGTCGGCGAGGCGGTGGTGGTCTTCGATGTCCGGGGGACCATCGAGGGATACAATCGCGAGGCGGAAAAGATCTTCGGATATACAGCGGACGAGGTTTGGGGGAGAAATGTGTCGTTCCTGATCCCCGACGAGTCCGCCCTGCTGTCCAGTTCGCTCATGGCGCCCCCTTGCGGTCCCAACGACGTCCACGTCCTGGGCATGGGAGCCCGCGACCTGCTGGGAGAGCGCAAGGACGGCACGGAATTCGCCGCGGAAATCGCCATCGGCGAAGTCTCCACCGGCGGACATCGCCAATATATCGCGGTGATCAGGGACATCAGCCTGCGCCGTCAGGCCGAACAGGAGCTGCGCGAAAGCGAAAGCCGGTTCCGGGATCTGGCCGGCTCTGCCTCGGATTGGTTCTGGGAGACCGACGAGCAATACCGCCTGACCTTTGTCTCCGAGCGGATCGGCAATGTGCTGGGCGTAAAGCCGGCTGCCGTCATCGGAAACACCTGGTTCGAAATCGGCCTGGATGACCAGCCCGATCTGGCCGCCGCGCACCGGGCCGTCCTGGACGCCAAGGCCAGCTTTCGCGACATGGTCTTCACGGTCGGGCCACCGGACGGCAATGACGCCCGGGTCATCCGGCTCAGCGCCATTCCAACCTTCGCCGCCGACGGATCATTCTCCGGCTACCGGGGTGTCGGTGCCGACATCACCCGCGAGGCCCGGGCGGTCAGACAGGCCATCCGGGCACAGGAGCAGCTTCGCGACGCCATCGACAGCATTACAGACGCCATCGCCGTGTATGATTCCAAGGGCAAGATGGTCATCTGGAACCAAGCCTATGCCGAAACCCTGCGGAATGCCGCCGATTACCTGGCTCCGGGAATTGCCTTCGAAGACGTATTGCGGCATGGCCACCGCAACAAGTTGTTCGACATCGGGACCCAGGATTTCGAGGACTGGCTGGTCAGCCGTCTGAAACGCTTTCGCCACCCCGATGGTGTCGCCTTCATCCTCAAGCTGTCTGGCGGGCGTTGGGTCCAGAGCCGGGAATGCCCGACCCGCGAGGGCGGCGTCGTGGCCGTGCGCACCGATATTTCCCAGTTGAAGCGCCGTGAAGAAGATCTGGACCAGTTGCGGCGGCGCTATGAACTGATCCTGGATTCGGCCGGGGAAGGCATCGTCGGGCTGGACCGCTCGGGCCGCGTCACTTTCGCCAATCGCGTCGCGGGAGAAATCATCGGCCGGACGTCAGGAGATATGATCGGTCAGTGCTTCAATTGCCTGATCAATCCGGATTCCGCGCGATGCGACGGCACCACCTGCCTGCCCTCGGCTTCGGCGGTGGTGGAGGCCTATTTGAGCGGCACGCCGGGCCAGGTCAGCGGCGAGGTCATTCGCCACAGTGACCAGCAAGCCATTCCGGTGGACTATTTCGTCGCGCCGATCATCGGGGATGGTCAATCATCCGGTACGGTTCTGGTCTACCGTGACGCCACATTGCGCCTGCAATCCGAACGCAGCAAGGAAGAGCAGAAACACGAACTGGAGTTTCTGGTCGCCGAGCGGACGGGCGAACTTCAGCGCCAGATCAATATCCGGGCGCTGACGGAAACGGCGCTGCGGGCATCGCGGGAACGGCTCAAAGGCATCACCGACAGCCTGTTCGAAGGCGTCCTGGTGGTGGACAGGAGCGGCTATATCTCCTTTGCCAACCCGTCCGCCAAGCAATTGCTGGACTACCACGAGGATGACCGGGACATCGAGGGACATCCTCTGGAATCCCTGATGAAGGTCGGCACCCCGGCGGGGGCAGTAACCTTCGCGGGCTCGCCGTTCCAGCGGTCGATCACGGAAGACCTCGCCATCCATGACGACGATGCGGTGTTTATCTCCGCTTCGGGAAAGTCCGTGGCCGTGGCCTATGCCTGCTCGCCCCACGGCGAAGACGCGGACAAGCGCTCCGTCATCATTTCATTCCGCAACATCGAGGCGCTCAAGAGGGCCCAGCGCGAGGCGTTGCAGGCGTCCAGGCTGGCCAGTGTCGGGCAGTTGGCGGCGGGAATTGCCCATGAGATCAATACGCCAATCCAATATGTCGGGGACAATCTTCGCTTCATCAGCGATTCCCTGATCAAGCTGATGTCGGCATTGACGGCGGCGCGAGAGCTGGGAAGCGAAGTGGGGCAGATACCGGCCCTGGCCGAGGCGGCCGCCAAATTCGAAGCCGCCTTCCGCACCACGAAAATCCCCTTCCTGGTTGCGGAGATTCCCGCGGCCCTCTCCGAATCCCTGGACGGAGTCGCCCAGATCGCCCGAATCGTCCTGTCCATGAAGGAATTCTCCCATCCGGGAACCAGCAGCAAAATCATGACCGATATCAACCGGGCACTGGACAGCACGCTGACCGTATCCAGGAACGTGTGGAAGCACTCGGCGGAGGTGGAGCGGAATTTCGATCCCACCCTGCCGCCCGTCCTGTGCCACGCCGGAGAGCTCAATCAGGTATTCCTGAACCTGATCGTCAACGCCGCCCACGCCATCGAGTCCTCCGGCAAGCCGCTTCCCGGCAGAATCACCATTTCAACCGGTCGCGACGGAGGGCATGTGGTGATCACGGTGGCGGATAGCGGAACCGGCGTGCCCGAAGCCATTCGGGAGCGCATCTTTGATCCCTTCTTCACCACCAAGGAGGTGGGAAAGGGGACCGGCCAAGGATTGGCCATCTGCCGGGACGTGGTCATGACCAAGCATGGGGGCAGCCTTGATCTTGGCGACAATGCGGGCGACGGCGCGGTATTCGTGGTCCGCCTGCCGATTGATGGGGCCGGGAAGGTTGGTGTAGAGGAATGA
- a CDS encoding VWA domain-containing protein, with translation MFLRLFRRAAVMLSLLLVALPAWPAAASPDNLDVVIVIDQSGSMSGNKAHPAANDPEASRLQVAKLILSRLAKSVENTALVHRVSIIEFGSTVEVPVSLLELKHNIADPGRAAADAANAGDRLVSRDLEDTHTHEALAAAATELRAMARLPDDGSPRKRHVILLTDGHPYAEAGRTPLKDDEVWRLVEREVSALGAEKTPLWIVGLDSRNEYWPKDGRIWVKLAGTPSQVFRAASSYPQLPQLAETIVSKWLGTTMTLPASGKAPNLVSLPPYLGRAVFHIHAREPILPPRIIGPDGRVHAPTITLPSKLLVHTIEHPAAGEYRVDVPPGTAILTVASTEPPRLSKVAPGLFVGMGMASQIRFAAGNASSAPLHEDKLYPITAKVMVAAPDGTSVQLPASLESDGTFLANWTPSALGVHSIGLDARYRPAAGGDESALFPGSKSESVTVTKAPLALNLDSPPTGGWIAIPPGGDGLNVRLTLVEGMSTNIDAPSTMVGDAGTWLQAQPLDPSGIAIGEALPVALDPDGRFSFTIPVAFDLWRGDGWIRPKPVAFKIIAAANRLADDRNLAELRLPPGAESLRVGGNPFSAGPFPVGLPQWIKPLAAALLLAVLVAALYGTYRIFGQGALLRLKDAQQSHPLELRVYDLRRDPGCLNPALKVSLDGVSKIDLSTRIRRQKPGADPEVFSCLRIRRTWRDANRRAQVEYQFKGGTGAKTSSMQLPIDPQGRDLPPQVDETWRLVLQRASRGRNR, from the coding sequence GTGTTTCTTCGACTCTTCCGCCGTGCCGCCGTAATGCTCAGCCTGCTGTTGGTAGCCCTGCCCGCATGGCCCGCCGCCGCGTCGCCCGACAATCTCGATGTGGTCATCGTCATCGACCAGTCGGGCAGCATGAGCGGCAACAAGGCCCATCCCGCCGCCAACGATCCGGAGGCGTCACGCCTCCAGGTGGCAAAACTGATTCTCAGCCGGCTGGCGAAGTCGGTCGAGAACACCGCCCTGGTGCACCGGGTTTCCATCATCGAATTCGGTTCGACGGTCGAGGTTCCGGTGTCCCTGCTGGAGCTGAAGCACAATATCGCCGACCCCGGCCGCGCCGCGGCCGATGCGGCCAATGCCGGCGACCGTCTGGTGTCGCGGGACCTGGAGGATACCCATACCCATGAGGCCCTGGCGGCAGCCGCCACGGAATTGAGGGCCATGGCCCGCCTTCCCGATGACGGCAGTCCCCGCAAACGTCACGTGATCTTGCTCACCGATGGGCACCCCTATGCCGAGGCGGGAAGGACCCCGCTGAAGGACGACGAGGTCTGGCGGCTGGTGGAACGGGAAGTTTCCGCTCTCGGCGCGGAAAAGACCCCACTTTGGATCGTTGGGCTGGATTCCCGCAATGAATACTGGCCGAAAGACGGCCGGATATGGGTAAAATTGGCCGGAACGCCGTCCCAGGTGTTCCGGGCGGCGTCCAGCTATCCCCAATTGCCCCAATTGGCCGAAACCATCGTCAGCAAGTGGCTCGGCACCACCATGACCCTGCCGGCCAGCGGCAAGGCCCCCAACCTGGTGTCCCTGCCGCCGTATCTGGGGCGCGCCGTTTTCCACATCCACGCGCGCGAACCCATCCTGCCGCCGCGCATCATCGGACCCGATGGTCGGGTGCACGCTCCCACCATCACTTTGCCCAGCAAGCTGTTGGTCCACACCATCGAACATCCAGCCGCCGGCGAGTACCGGGTGGATGTGCCACCGGGAACCGCCATCCTTACCGTGGCCTCCACCGAGCCACCACGTCTGTCCAAGGTCGCTCCTGGACTTTTCGTCGGCATGGGGATGGCCTCGCAGATCCGCTTCGCCGCCGGAAACGCATCCAGCGCGCCTCTTCACGAGGACAAGCTTTATCCCATCACGGCCAAGGTGATGGTCGCCGCCCCCGACGGAACGTCGGTGCAACTACCCGCGTCGCTGGAAAGCGACGGAACCTTTCTCGCCAACTGGACACCGTCGGCCCTGGGCGTGCATTCCATCGGCCTGGACGCCCGCTATCGCCCGGCGGCCGGGGGCGACGAGTCCGCGTTGTTTCCCGGGAGCAAGTCCGAGTCGGTGACCGTCACCAAAGCCCCCCTGGCCCTGAACCTGGACTCGCCCCCGACTGGGGGGTGGATCGCCATTCCGCCGGGTGGTGATGGACTGAACGTTCGCCTGACCCTGGTCGAAGGCATGAGCACCAATATCGACGCTCCCTCGACCATGGTGGGCGATGCCGGCACCTGGCTCCAGGCGCAGCCCCTCGATCCCTCGGGAATCGCCATCGGCGAGGCTCTGCCCGTGGCCCTGGATCCCGACGGCCGGTTCTCCTTCACCATTCCCGTCGCCTTCGACCTGTGGCGGGGCGATGGCTGGATACGGCCCAAGCCGGTGGCCTTCAAGATCATCGCCGCCGCCAACCGTCTGGCTGACGACCGCAATCTGGCGGAATTGCGCCTGCCGCCCGGTGCGGAGAGCTTGCGTGTCGGCGGCAACCCCTTCAGCGCCGGCCCCTTTCCGGTCGGACTGCCGCAATGGATCAAGCCACTGGCGGCAGCCCTTCTCCTGGCGGTTCTGGTGGCCGCGCTTTACGGCACCTACCGGATCTTTGGTCAGGGCGCCCTGTTGCGCCTCAAGGATGCTCAGCAAAGCCATCCGCTGGAGCTCCGCGTTTATGACCTCCGCCGCGACCCCGGTTGCCTGAATCCGGCCCTCAAGGTGTCGCTGGACGGCGTGAGCAAGATTGATCTTTCCACGAGAATCCGCCGCCAGAAGCCCGGCGCCGACCCCGAGGTTTTTTCCTGCCTGCGCATCCGCCGGACCTGGCGCGACGCCAACCGTCGCGCCCAGGTGGAGTACCAGTTCAAGGGAGGCACGGGCGCAAAGACATCGAGCATGCAACTTCCCATCGACCCCCAGGGGCGCGACCTGCCTCCCCAGGTCGACGAGACATGGCGGCTAGTTCTGCAACGCGCCAGCCGGGGACGCAACCGGTAG
- a CDS encoding response regulator, with the protein MTEMLRVLFVDDESHILRGLRRSMAGLDDRWNMTFCTSGAEALELMEHEAPFDVVVSDMRMPAMDGAEFLGIVRQRHPETIRVILSGYAETESILRTVGPAHLYLAKPCSAEVLYEAVSRPLSLKRLLSTPKLRALLTGLNNLPSLPDLFFKLDAELRSPQCSTKSVAALIDKDMAMTAELLRLTNSAYFTVAAPVTTTLQAVRTIGLETIQILVLQMGIFRQFAGSASVAPLLEGLTRYCLTIARLAEGVALSISPDGPAAKLAHCAALLSRIGMLVLVDAYPQEYGQLVTETSADPSRLLQAEEKAFGANHAQVGAYLLGLWGFPHQMVEAVAFASIPSASSVYDNDALTALHAAMGLGPSLGSCLPEGTQDPPGLDMAYLIEARKDGLVADWRQLASDLSEKVT; encoded by the coding sequence ATGACCGAAATGTTGCGCGTCCTGTTCGTCGACGATGAAAGTCACATCCTCAGGGGCCTCCGCCGGTCCATGGCCGGCCTGGATGATCGCTGGAATATGACCTTCTGCACTTCGGGCGCCGAGGCACTGGAGCTGATGGAGCACGAGGCTCCGTTTGACGTGGTGGTCTCCGACATGCGCATGCCGGCCATGGACGGAGCCGAATTCCTGGGCATCGTCCGCCAGCGCCACCCCGAAACGATCCGTGTCATCTTGTCGGGCTATGCCGAGACGGAATCCATTCTTCGGACCGTCGGGCCGGCGCACCTCTACCTTGCGAAGCCGTGCAGCGCCGAGGTGCTGTACGAAGCCGTCTCGCGGCCCCTGTCCCTGAAGCGGCTGCTGTCGACACCGAAATTGCGAGCCTTGCTGACGGGGCTGAACAATCTTCCCAGCCTGCCCGATCTCTTCTTCAAGCTCGACGCCGAATTGCGCTCGCCGCAATGCTCGACCAAGTCCGTCGCCGCGCTGATCGACAAGGACATGGCCATGACGGCCGAGCTGTTGCGCCTGACCAACTCCGCCTACTTCACCGTAGCCGCGCCCGTCACCACAACGCTCCAGGCCGTGCGGACCATCGGCCTGGAAACAATCCAAATTCTGGTACTCCAGATGGGCATTTTCCGCCAGTTCGCGGGCAGCGCCTCGGTGGCGCCGCTTCTCGAGGGCCTGACCCGCTACTGCCTGACGATCGCCAGGCTTGCGGAGGGTGTGGCGCTTTCCATCAGCCCTGACGGGCCGGCGGCCAAGCTGGCCCATTGTGCAGCCCTGCTGTCGCGTATCGGCATGCTGGTCCTGGTCGATGCCTATCCGCAGGAATATGGACAACTGGTGACGGAGACCTCCGCTGATCCGAGCCGATTACTGCAGGCTGAAGAGAAGGCGTTCGGCGCCAATCACGCGCAGGTCGGGGCCTATCTCCTTGGGCTGTGGGGATTTCCGCATCAGATGGTCGAAGCCGTGGCTTTCGCATCGATCCCATCGGCCAGCTCGGTCTACGACAACGATGCCTTGACGGCTTTGCACGCCGCCATGGGGCTCGGCCCCTCCCTCGGGTCATGCCTGCCCGAGGGTACTCAAGATCCGCCGGGTCTGGACATGGCCTATCTCATCGAGGCCCGCAAGGATGGCCTCGTCGCCGACTGGCGCCAACTGGCCTCGGATTTGTCTGAAAAGGTGACGTGA
- a CDS encoding HD domain-containing phosphohydrolase yields the protein MEDRILVIDDDHHLLSGLRRQFNDSFDLTTAQGGAEALEEVQAAMAAQNPFAAVLCDMRMPGMDGIETLKRIRELAPDTVRIMLTGNADQQTAIEAINQGNIFRFYTKPCPTDQLQAGLRAACEQYHLVTAEKELLEKTLTGSIKVLVDVASMNDAQVAGLATRLREWVRLLTIEFKMPQRWQLEIAATLVPVGQVAIPPELITKKRSGEALTELEQSIFERNPEAARNLIAHIPRLAKVSEIVYLQDRGFDGSGFPADGPVGTDIPLDARLLKILKDLAEATEGGPLTKAAFAVLDKRRGQYDPVLLPKVRSCLERVVEMMPSTAVEVPLASLRAGQMVLSDIRLTNGHLILAANTQLSVAQIERLRNLRRIFPFAEPVKVRI from the coding sequence ATGGAAGACCGGATTCTGGTGATCGACGACGATCACCATCTGCTGTCAGGACTGCGCCGCCAGTTCAACGATTCCTTCGACCTTACCACCGCGCAGGGAGGGGCCGAGGCCTTGGAGGAGGTCCAGGCGGCCATGGCCGCGCAGAATCCCTTCGCGGCCGTGCTGTGCGACATGCGCATGCCGGGAATGGACGGCATCGAGACCCTGAAGCGCATTCGGGAGCTGGCTCCCGATACCGTCCGGATCATGCTGACCGGCAATGCCGACCAGCAAACCGCTATCGAGGCCATCAATCAAGGCAACATCTTCCGCTTCTACACCAAGCCCTGCCCGACGGATCAGCTTCAGGCGGGATTGCGGGCCGCGTGCGAGCAATATCATCTGGTCACGGCGGAAAAGGAATTGCTGGAGAAAACCCTGACCGGCAGTATCAAGGTCCTGGTCGACGTGGCCTCCATGAACGACGCCCAGGTTGCTGGCCTGGCCACCCGACTGCGCGAATGGGTCCGGCTGCTGACCATCGAATTCAAGATGCCCCAGCGCTGGCAATTGGAAATCGCGGCAACCCTGGTTCCCGTCGGGCAGGTGGCCATTCCGCCGGAACTCATCACCAAGAAGCGGTCCGGCGAAGCCCTGACCGAGCTGGAACAATCCATCTTCGAGCGTAACCCGGAGGCGGCCCGCAATCTCATCGCCCATATCCCCAGGCTGGCCAAGGTTTCGGAGATCGTCTACCTGCAAGACCGCGGCTTCGACGGAAGCGGCTTTCCCGCCGACGGACCGGTCGGCACCGATATTCCCCTGGATGCGCGCCTGCTGAAGATTCTCAAGGATCTGGCCGAGGCCACCGAAGGTGGCCCCCTGACCAAGGCTGCCTTCGCCGTTCTCGACAAGCGGCGCGGGCAATACGATCCGGTGCTGCTGCCCAAGGTCAGGTCCTGTCTGGAACGGGTGGTGGAGATGATGCCGTCCACCGCCGTGGAAGTGCCGTTGGCCTCGCTGCGGGCGGGACAAATGGTTCTATCCGACATCAGGCTGACCAATGGTCATCTTATCCTGGCCGCCAACACGCAACTGTCGGTCGCTCAGATCGAGCGACTGCGAAATCTGCGCCGGATTTTTCCCTTCGCCGAGCCGGTCAAAGTTCGGATCTGA